In the Pedobacter cryoconitis genome, ACTCATAATTAGAAGGAAAATGAATATTTTAATGATTGAAGATGAGCCTAAGGTTGCTGCATTTATTAAAAAGGGGCTGGAAGAACAATTAAATACTGTAACCGTTGCTTATGATGGAAATATGGGCTGTAAAATGGCCCTGGAGAACGATTATGAGCTGATTATATTAGATGTTATCCTTCCTTATCTGAATGGGATGGAAGTTTGTAAACAAATCAGGCAACTAAAAAAGGAAGTTCCTATTTTAATGCTTTCTGCTTTAAATACGGTAAGTGATAAGGTACAAGGGCTGGAGAACGGTGCTGATGATTATTTAACTAAACCCTTTCACTTTGCAGAATTGCTGGCCCGGATCAAAGCCTTAGGCAGACGCCGCGATCAGGTTTTACCAGGAACTATTTTCAGGATTCATAACCTGGAAATGGATTGTTACAAAAAGACTGTCACTCGTAATGGTAAAAATATCATTTTATCCGCTAAAGAGTTTACACTGCTTGAAGTGCTGATGGCTAATAAAGAGCGGGTATTGTCCAGAGTTTATATTGCTGAAGCGGTTTGGGGAATATCATTCAACAGAGGTACTAACCTGATTGACGTTTACATTAATTACCTGCGGGCTAAAATTGACAAAGGTTTTGATCAGCAACTGATCCATACTGTGATTGGAATGGGTTATGTAATCAAAGGATAATTAATGAAGTAAAAGCCATCCCGATGAAAGTTAAAAACAGACTGTCACTGCAATTTACCTTTATGTTTGCCATTTTACTTTTGGTGGTACTCACAGGTATTTATGTGCTTGTAGAACATAATCGCTTAAAGTCTTTTATGAATAAGCTCGATGAAAGAGCAGTAACAGTTGCGCAGTTTTATCTTGCCGAAGATAATTTATCAAAAGATATATTCCGCCAGGTTGCCAAAAAGTTCCCTCAATCACTTACCCACGAATCTATCCGGGTTTACGATGACAAGTTTAACTCCAAATTTACCAGAGAGGATTCTATTAGCTGGAAACACGATTTCCTGTCACAGATCGTTAAAAAGAAATCCATTCATTTGCGGCAGGGAGAGACGCAGATTACAGGGATTTATTATCCCGATAACTCAGGAAATTTTATAGTCGTGGTTTCTGCAATTGATGACCGGGGTTTGCATGATATGGAGCAGCTCAAACTGATCATGACGGCATTTTTTATCAGTTCTCTTTTTATTACTTTCTTCATCGGGCGTATCTTTGCGCGCATTTCATTGCAGCCTATCGTTTCCATTACAGACAACCTGAAAAGAATCAGGGCATCCAGCTTACACCATAGATTAAGCGTTAATCAGGCTAAAACTGATGAAACAGATAATTTATCTTCTGCTATTAATCAACTGCTGGAGCATCTGGAACAATCTTTTGAAAGTCAGAAGTCATTTGTTGCAAATGCTTCTCACGAATTGCGTACACCAATCACTTCTATATTAGGGGAGGCTGAAATCACTTTGATGAAAGAGCGCAGCCCTGAAGAGTATAAACATGCTTTGCTGGAAATTGTAGGCAGTGTAGAAAGGTTAAACTATATTATTAATAGTTTAATGGAGCTCATGCAAACCAATTTAGACAACAAAGATTTTCAAAGTATAAGAATAGACGAACTGATTTGGGAAATTGCAGATGAATTAGCTTTTAAGACCAATACTGATCCGGTTAAGATTAGCTATGATTTACCTGCCGATCAATCCAAAAGGACCTTACAAGGAAACAGGCAATTGTTATTTATTGCCATTAATAATATCCTTAAAAATGCGATTAAATTCTCTGTTGGCCAGGAAGTCTTATGTACAGTAAGTTATAAGAATCAACAAATGGTGATCGCTATCAAGGATACCGGTATTGGCATTAGTTCAGCCGATATTAAAAAGATATTCCAACCCTTTTACCGTTCAACCAATGCGTTGAATTTTTCGGGCTATGGGATTGGTCTTTCTTTAACCAATAATATTGTGAAGCAGCACAACGGTTCTATTCAGGTGGAATCAGTTTTAGGACAGGGTACTGTCTTCTATGTTTACCTGCCGATAAATTAGCCTGCATTAAAGCTTTCTAATGAACTTCTAATGCCCATATAATCTGTC is a window encoding:
- a CDS encoding response regulator, coding for MNILMIEDEPKVAAFIKKGLEEQLNTVTVAYDGNMGCKMALENDYELIILDVILPYLNGMEVCKQIRQLKKEVPILMLSALNTVSDKVQGLENGADDYLTKPFHFAELLARIKALGRRRDQVLPGTIFRIHNLEMDCYKKTVTRNGKNIILSAKEFTLLEVLMANKERVLSRVYIAEAVWGISFNRGTNLIDVYINYLRAKIDKGFDQQLIHTVIGMGYVIKG
- a CDS encoding sensor histidine kinase, giving the protein MKVKNRLSLQFTFMFAILLLVVLTGIYVLVEHNRLKSFMNKLDERAVTVAQFYLAEDNLSKDIFRQVAKKFPQSLTHESIRVYDDKFNSKFTREDSISWKHDFLSQIVKKKSIHLRQGETQITGIYYPDNSGNFIVVVSAIDDRGLHDMEQLKLIMTAFFISSLFITFFIGRIFARISLQPIVSITDNLKRIRASSLHHRLSVNQAKTDETDNLSSAINQLLEHLEQSFESQKSFVANASHELRTPITSILGEAEITLMKERSPEEYKHALLEIVGSVERLNYIINSLMELMQTNLDNKDFQSIRIDELIWEIADELAFKTNTDPVKISYDLPADQSKRTLQGNRQLLFIAINNILKNAIKFSVGQEVLCTVSYKNQQMVIAIKDTGIGISSADIKKIFQPFYRSTNALNFSGYGIGLSLTNNIVKQHNGSIQVESVLGQGTVFYVYLPIN